Proteins from a genomic interval of Papaver somniferum cultivar HN1 chromosome 4, ASM357369v1, whole genome shotgun sequence:
- the LOC113275639 gene encoding transcription initiation factor TFIID subunit 2-like isoform X3, with translation MAKPRKPKNEDQKSDSNKAVVLHQKLCLSIDIDKQIIHGYTELRISIPENGIIGLHADNMIIENVIVDGDKTVEFEYSSHYQAIIDDERRWCSAVSSTNSAADAACSTYMSSLDKEMTPNLLIKMVKENEIRAENGSQSETGSKQQNVKMFRIDYRIEKAECGVHFGSNVMHTNNQIRRAHCWFPCMESSSQLCCYDLEFTVPENLVAVSNGTLIHQIISKDYPPRKTYVYKLSVPVSAGWITLAVGPFEVFPDRHSGSISHMCLSSNVSELRNTIGFFHSAFSHYEDYLARSFPFGSYKQIFIEPEATVSSLSLGASLSIFSSQVLFDEKVLDQTLETRVKLAYALARQWFGVYITAETPNDEWLLDGLACYLTDTFIKRFLGNNEARYRRHKANCAVCRADVDGATALSSSAASTELYGTHCIGLYGKIRTWKSVAVLQMLEKQMGPDTFCKILQMIVVKPQDKTRSLRTLSTKEFRHLANKVGNLERPFLKEFFPRWVGSCGCPVLRMGLSYNKRKNMVELAVLRGCTASPDAIASVAKANPEAETRESGVGCPGMMSIRVHELDGMYDHPVLPMAGETWQLLEIQCHSRLAAKRIQKIKKGSKPDGSDDNADAVPTPDMRPNAESPLLWLRADPEMEYLAEIHFNQSVQMWINQLEKDKDVVAQAQAIGTLMTLPQLSFAVINALNNFLGDSKAFWRVRIEAAFALAHTASEETDWAGLLHLVKFYKSRRFDAEIGLPRPNDFHDFPEYFVLEAIPHAIAMVRTTDKKSPREAVEFVLQLLKYNDNNGNPYSDVYWLSALVQSVGELEFGQQNILSLSSLLKRIDRLLQFDRLMPSYNGILTVSCIRTLTQIALKLSVSIPFLQERVFELIKPFRSFDAMWQIRIEASRALLDLEFSCKGIDAALSLFLSYLMEEVSLRGQVKLAVHAMRLCQLRLASESEDDIKGPTLLALLCMLESRKAFNNVFLRHHLFCILQLAAGRRPTLHGVPKIHIPPMGDPETCNEQKNKPAPALDIAPALDIAPAPVPAPAMKLRISRPQEPFSDVLVVPINNLPETPANVIDLSKEADSVSNGSERRRPIVKIRVRQSAASSRAEEADHIVVDKSQGGKNDVLERGASSSMSVDAPPRNTENMSTSNHNLEEVNSCQDFGSRMTASIGSVRILNDEDEIRKELQCTAESGKAASTAPLQHQLEDCFSPSIKGSEGEGETEVKKYMSLETMSIERYDHEGRQPSAMKEPIIEIEKDKEKKKKKKDKDKKRRREDKEGHKGRDDPEYLEKKRLKKEKKQKEKLKEKEMTKLQSLQAPSSLKEGILKETEMTKLLSRSAEASQKPRIKIETSPSEIPRVKIEGIPIVKSAKVQLKPIESSGSKVAIKTEETRVGDNGEGSSLPKIRIKIKRTLNNS, from the exons ATGGCAAAGCCtcgtaaacctaaaaatgaagaCCAAAAATCAGACAGTAACAAAGCAGTAGTTCTCCATCAAAAACTCTGTCTCTCAATCGACATCGACAAACAAATCATACACGG GTATACGGAGTTACGAATTAGTATACCAGAGAATGGAATTATAGGGTTACACGCAGATAATATGATTATAGAGAATGTTATAGTTGATGGAGATAAAACTGTTGAGTTTGAATATTCATCACATTATCAAGCTATTATTGATGATGAAAGAAGATGGTGTTCTGCTGTTTCATCAACGAATTCAGCTGCTGATGCTGCTTGTTCAACTTATATGTCTTCTCTTGATAAAGAAATGACTCCTAATTTGTTGATTAAGATGGTCAAAGAAAACGAAATTAGGGCAGAAAATGGGTCTCAATCTGAAACTGGTTCTAAACAGCAG AATGTGAAAATGTTTCGGATTGATTATCGGATAGAGAAAGCAGAATGTGGAGTTCATTTTGGGAGTAATGTGATGCACACTAACAATCAAATTAGGAGAGCTCATTGCTGGTTTCCTTGTATGGAGAGTAGCTCGCAACTTTGCTG TTATGATCTGGAATTCACTGTTCCTGAAAATCTTGTGGCGGTTAGCAATGGGACCTTAATTCATCAG ATCATAAGCAAGGATTACCCTCCTCGCAAAACCTACGTCTATAAATTAAGTGTTCCTGTTAGTGCTGGGTGGATTACTTTGGCAGTTGGACCATTTGAAGTTTTTCCTGACCGTCATAGTGGTAGTATATCACACATGTGTTTGTCGTCTAACGTCTCAGAGCTTCGAAATACAATTGGTTTCTTCCATAGTGCATTCAG TCACTATGAAGATTATCTTGCTAGATCCTTTCCATTTGGATCATACAAGCAAATTTTTATTGAACCAGAAGCTACAGTATCTTCACTTAGCTTGGGAGCTTCCTTGAGTATCTTTAGTTCACAAGTTCTATTTGATGAGAAGGTTCTAGATCAG ACACTAGAGACCAGGGTAAAGCTGGCGTATGCCCTAGCAAGACAGTGGTTTGGGGTGTACATCACTGCTGAGACACCAAATGACG AATGGTTGCTCGATGGTCTTGCTTGTTATCTCACTGATACTTTTATCAAGCGATTCCTTGGGAATAATGAAGCTCGTTATCGTCGACACaag GCAAACTGTGCTGTGTGTAGAGCAGATGTTGATGGTGCTACTGCTTTGAGTTCTTCTGCTGCTTCTACGGAATTGTATGGTACTCATTGCATCGGTTTGTATGGAAAAATCCGAACATGGAAGTCT GTGGCAGTTCTTCAGATGTTGGAAAAGCAGATGGGTCCCGATACTTTCTGCAAG ATTTTACAGATGATCGTTGTCAAGCCTCAGGATAAAACTCGCTCCTTGAGAACTCTTAGCACAAAGGAG TTTCGTCATTTGGCTAACAAGGTGGGCAACCTTGAACGACCATTTTTGAAAGAATTTTTTCCACGCTGGGTGGGATCCTGTGGCTGTCCAGTACTAAG GATGGGATTGTCTTACAACAAACGCAAAAATATGGTCGAGTTGGCCGTGTTGAGGGGTTGCACAGCATCACCAGATGCAATTGCCTCAGTTGCTAAAGCCAACCCTGAGGCTGAAACCCGAGAAAGTGGTGTGGGATGCCCTGGGATGATGAGCATTAGAGTTCATGAACTTGATGGGATGTATGACCATCCAGTTTTACCCATGGCTGGAGAGACTTGGCAATTGCTGGAAATTCAATGTCACTCAAGGCTTGCTGCAAAACGCATTCAAAAGATTAAAAAAGGTTCCAAACCAGATGGCTCTGATGATAATGCTGATGCTGTTCCTACTCCAGATATGCGTCCTAA TGCCGAGTCCCCACTACTATGGCTCAGGGCAGATCCAGAAATGGAATATCTTGCTGAAATCCATTTTAACCAATCTGTTCAGATGTGG ATTAATCAACTAGAGAAGGACAAAGATGTTGTTGCTCAAGCACAAGCTATTGGAACCTTGATGACATTACCACAGCTTTCCTTTGCAGTTATTAATGCTCTCAATAATTTCCTTGGTGATTCAAAG GCTTTTTGGAGAGTTCGCATTGAGGCAGCCTTTGCATTGGCTCATACAGCTTCTGAG GAGACAGATTGGGCTGGTTTACTTCATCTTGTTAAATTTTATAAGAGCAGAAGATTTGATGCCGAAATTGGACTGCCAAG GCCAAATGACTTCCATGATTTTCCCGAGTACTTCGTTCTTGAG GCCATTCCACATGCAATAGCCATGGTTAGAACAACAGACAAGAAAAGCCCAAGAGAAGCAGTGGAGTTTGTCCTTCAACTTTTGAAG TACAACGATAACAATGGCAATCCTTACTCAGATGTCTACTGGCTTTCTGCATTGGTCCAGTCAGTTGGGGAACTAGAGTTTGGGCAACAG AATATACTCTCTTTATCATCTCTTCTCAAACGCATCGATCGGCTTCTACAATTCGACAG GTTGATGCCAAGCTACAACGGAATTTTGACTGTCAGTTGTATTCGCACGCTCACACAGATAGCCTTGAAGCTCTCAGTGTCTATTCCTTTC CTGCAGGAACGTGTGTTTGAACTTATCAAACCATTTCGTAGTTTTGACGCTATGTGGCAAATTCGAATTGAAGCCAGCAGAGCTCTTCTTGATCTTGAATTCAGCTGTAAAGGCATTGATGCTGCATTGTCATTGTTCCTAAGTTATTTGATGGAAGAGGTGTCTTTGCGAG GCCAGGTGAAGTTGGCTGTCCATGCAATGCGTCTGTGTCAGTTACGTCTCGCATCTGAGTCTGAAGATGATATTAAGGGTCCTACTCTCCTGGCTTTGCTTTGTATGCTTGAAAGTCGTAAAGCCTTTAATAATGTCTTCCTTCGGCATCACTTATTTTGCATCTTACAACTCGCTGCAGGGAG GCGACCAACACTTCACGGCGTTCCAAAAATTCACATACCTCCCATGGGAGATCCAGAGACATGTAACGAACAGAAGAATAAACCTGCTCCCGCTCTTGATATTGCCCCTGCTCTTGATATTGCTCCAGCTCCAGTTCCTGCTCCTGCTATGAAGCTAAGGATATCTAGGCCTCAGGAACCATTTTCAGATGTACTTGTAGTACCAATCAACAACTTGCCTGAAACTCCAGCAAATGTTATAGATCTTTCAAAGGAAGCAGATAGTGTTTCCAATGGTAGTGAGAGAAGAAGACCCATCGTTAAGATTCGAGTCAGACAATCTGCTGCATCAAGTAGAGCAGAAGAAGCTGATCATATAGTGGTTGACAAGTCTCAAGGTGGAAAAAACGATGTGCTAGAGAGAGGGGCAAGTAGTTCCATGTCTGTCGATGCACCTCCAAGGAATACAGAAAACATGAGCACCAGCAATCATAATCTCGAAGAAGTGAATTCGTGTCAAGATTTTGGTTCCCGAATGACTGCTAGCATTGGCAGTGTTAGAATTCTtaatgatgaagatgaaatcAGGAAGGAGTTGCAATGCACTGCTGAGTCAGGAAAAGCTGCTTCTACCGCTCCTCTGCAGCATCAGCTTGAAGACTGTTTCTCGCCTAGCATCAAGGGCAGTGAGGGAGAGGGAGAGACGGAGGTGAAGAAATACATGAGTCTTGAAACCATGTCCATTGAGAGATATGATCACGAGGGACGACAGCCATCAGCTATGAAAGAACCTATTATAGAGATAGAGAAggacaaggaaaagaaaaagaagaaaaaagataaagACAAGAAACGCCGACGGGAAGACAAAGAAGGCCATAAAGGACGTGATGATCCCGAATACCTGGAGAAGAAGCGcctaaagaaagaaaagaaacaaaaggaGAAGCTAAAGGAGAAGGAGATGACAAAGCTGCAATCTCTTCAGGCCCCGAGTTCATTAAAGGAGGGAATATTGAAGGAGACAGAGATGACAAAGTTGCTGAGTAGGTCGGCTGAGGCATCACAAAAACCGCGTATTAAAATAGAGACATCTCCATCAGAAATACCGCGTGTTAAAATAGAGGGAATTCCAATAGTAAAATCAGCGAAGGTCCAGCTAAAACCAATTGAATCAAGTGGATCTAAGGTAGCGATAAAGACTGAAGAAACCAGGGTTGGCGATAATG GTGAGGGTAGTTCACTTCCCAAAATACGTATAAAAATCAAACGAACTTTGAACAATTCTTAG
- the LOC113275639 gene encoding transcription initiation factor TFIID subunit 2-like isoform X2, which yields MAKPRKPKNEDQKSDSNKAVVLHQKLCLSIDIDKQIIHGYTELRISIPENGIIGLHADNMIIENVIVDGDKTVEFEYSSHYQAIIDDERRWCSAVSSTNSAADAACSTYMSSLDKEMTPNLLIKMVKENEIRAENGSQSETGSKQQNVKMFRIDYRIEKAECGVHFGSNVMHTNNQIRRAHCWFPCMESSSQLCCYDLEFTVPENLVAVSNGTLIHQIISKDYPPRKTYVYKLSVPVSAGWITLAVGPFEVFPDRHSGSISHMCLSSNVSELRNTIGFFHSAFSHYEDYLARSFPFGSYKQIFIEPEATVSSLSLGASLSIFSSQVLFDEKVLDQTLETRVKLAYALARQWFGVYITAETPNDEWLLDGLACYLTDTFIKRFLGNNEARYRRHKANCAVCRADVDGATALSSSAASTELYGTHCIGLYGKIRTWKSVAVLQMLEKQMGPDTFCKILQMIVVKPQDKTRSLRTLSTKEFRHLANKVGNLERPFLKEFFPRWVGSCGCPVLRMGLSYNKRKNMVELAVLRGCTASPDAIASVAKANPEAETRESGVGCPGMMSIRVHELDGMYDHPVLPMAGETWQLLEIQCHSRLAAKRIQKIKKGSKPDGSDDNADAVPTPDMRPNAESPLLWLRADPEMEYLAEIHFNQSVQMWINQLEKDKDVVAQAQAIGTLMTLPQLSFAVINALNNFLGDSKAFWRVRIEAAFALAHTASEETDWAGLLHLVKFYKSRRFDAEIGLPRPNDFHDFPEYFVLEAIPHAIAMVRTTDKKSPREAVEFVLQLLKYNDNNGNPYSDVYWLSALVQSVGELEFGQQNILSLSSLLKRIDRLLQFDRLMPSYNGILTVSCIRTLTQIALKLSVSIPFERVFELIKPFRSFDAMWQIRIEASRALLDLEFSCKGIDAALSLFLSYLMEEVSLRGQVKLAVHAMRLCQLRLASESEDDIKGPTLLALLCMLESRKAFNNVFLRHHLFCILQLAAGRRPTLHGVPKIHIPPMGDPETCNEQKNKPAPALDIAPALDIAPAPVPAPAMKLRISRPQEPFSDVLVVPINNLPETPANVIDLSKEADSVSNGSERRRPIVKIRVRQSAASSRAEEADHIVVDKSQGGKNDVLERGASSSMSVDAPPRNTENMSTSNHNLEEVNSCQDFGSRMTASIGSVRILNDEDEIRKELQCTAESGKAASTAPLQHQLEDCFSPSIKGSEGEGETEVKKYMSLETMSIERYDHEGRQPSAMKEPIIEIEKDKEKKKKKKDKDKKRRREDKEGHKGRDDPEYLEKKRLKKEKKQKEKLKEKEMTKLQSLQAPSSLKEGILKETEMTKLLSRSAEASQKPRIKIETSPSEIPRVKIEGIPIVKSAKVQLKPIESSGSKVAIKTEETRVGDNGEGSSLPKTRVGDNGEGSSLPKIRIKIKRTLNNS from the exons ATGGCAAAGCCtcgtaaacctaaaaatgaagaCCAAAAATCAGACAGTAACAAAGCAGTAGTTCTCCATCAAAAACTCTGTCTCTCAATCGACATCGACAAACAAATCATACACGG GTATACGGAGTTACGAATTAGTATACCAGAGAATGGAATTATAGGGTTACACGCAGATAATATGATTATAGAGAATGTTATAGTTGATGGAGATAAAACTGTTGAGTTTGAATATTCATCACATTATCAAGCTATTATTGATGATGAAAGAAGATGGTGTTCTGCTGTTTCATCAACGAATTCAGCTGCTGATGCTGCTTGTTCAACTTATATGTCTTCTCTTGATAAAGAAATGACTCCTAATTTGTTGATTAAGATGGTCAAAGAAAACGAAATTAGGGCAGAAAATGGGTCTCAATCTGAAACTGGTTCTAAACAGCAG AATGTGAAAATGTTTCGGATTGATTATCGGATAGAGAAAGCAGAATGTGGAGTTCATTTTGGGAGTAATGTGATGCACACTAACAATCAAATTAGGAGAGCTCATTGCTGGTTTCCTTGTATGGAGAGTAGCTCGCAACTTTGCTG TTATGATCTGGAATTCACTGTTCCTGAAAATCTTGTGGCGGTTAGCAATGGGACCTTAATTCATCAG ATCATAAGCAAGGATTACCCTCCTCGCAAAACCTACGTCTATAAATTAAGTGTTCCTGTTAGTGCTGGGTGGATTACTTTGGCAGTTGGACCATTTGAAGTTTTTCCTGACCGTCATAGTGGTAGTATATCACACATGTGTTTGTCGTCTAACGTCTCAGAGCTTCGAAATACAATTGGTTTCTTCCATAGTGCATTCAG TCACTATGAAGATTATCTTGCTAGATCCTTTCCATTTGGATCATACAAGCAAATTTTTATTGAACCAGAAGCTACAGTATCTTCACTTAGCTTGGGAGCTTCCTTGAGTATCTTTAGTTCACAAGTTCTATTTGATGAGAAGGTTCTAGATCAG ACACTAGAGACCAGGGTAAAGCTGGCGTATGCCCTAGCAAGACAGTGGTTTGGGGTGTACATCACTGCTGAGACACCAAATGACG AATGGTTGCTCGATGGTCTTGCTTGTTATCTCACTGATACTTTTATCAAGCGATTCCTTGGGAATAATGAAGCTCGTTATCGTCGACACaag GCAAACTGTGCTGTGTGTAGAGCAGATGTTGATGGTGCTACTGCTTTGAGTTCTTCTGCTGCTTCTACGGAATTGTATGGTACTCATTGCATCGGTTTGTATGGAAAAATCCGAACATGGAAGTCT GTGGCAGTTCTTCAGATGTTGGAAAAGCAGATGGGTCCCGATACTTTCTGCAAG ATTTTACAGATGATCGTTGTCAAGCCTCAGGATAAAACTCGCTCCTTGAGAACTCTTAGCACAAAGGAG TTTCGTCATTTGGCTAACAAGGTGGGCAACCTTGAACGACCATTTTTGAAAGAATTTTTTCCACGCTGGGTGGGATCCTGTGGCTGTCCAGTACTAAG GATGGGATTGTCTTACAACAAACGCAAAAATATGGTCGAGTTGGCCGTGTTGAGGGGTTGCACAGCATCACCAGATGCAATTGCCTCAGTTGCTAAAGCCAACCCTGAGGCTGAAACCCGAGAAAGTGGTGTGGGATGCCCTGGGATGATGAGCATTAGAGTTCATGAACTTGATGGGATGTATGACCATCCAGTTTTACCCATGGCTGGAGAGACTTGGCAATTGCTGGAAATTCAATGTCACTCAAGGCTTGCTGCAAAACGCATTCAAAAGATTAAAAAAGGTTCCAAACCAGATGGCTCTGATGATAATGCTGATGCTGTTCCTACTCCAGATATGCGTCCTAA TGCCGAGTCCCCACTACTATGGCTCAGGGCAGATCCAGAAATGGAATATCTTGCTGAAATCCATTTTAACCAATCTGTTCAGATGTGG ATTAATCAACTAGAGAAGGACAAAGATGTTGTTGCTCAAGCACAAGCTATTGGAACCTTGATGACATTACCACAGCTTTCCTTTGCAGTTATTAATGCTCTCAATAATTTCCTTGGTGATTCAAAG GCTTTTTGGAGAGTTCGCATTGAGGCAGCCTTTGCATTGGCTCATACAGCTTCTGAG GAGACAGATTGGGCTGGTTTACTTCATCTTGTTAAATTTTATAAGAGCAGAAGATTTGATGCCGAAATTGGACTGCCAAG GCCAAATGACTTCCATGATTTTCCCGAGTACTTCGTTCTTGAG GCCATTCCACATGCAATAGCCATGGTTAGAACAACAGACAAGAAAAGCCCAAGAGAAGCAGTGGAGTTTGTCCTTCAACTTTTGAAG TACAACGATAACAATGGCAATCCTTACTCAGATGTCTACTGGCTTTCTGCATTGGTCCAGTCAGTTGGGGAACTAGAGTTTGGGCAACAG AATATACTCTCTTTATCATCTCTTCTCAAACGCATCGATCGGCTTCTACAATTCGACAG GTTGATGCCAAGCTACAACGGAATTTTGACTGTCAGTTGTATTCGCACGCTCACACAGATAGCCTTGAAGCTCTCAGTGTCTATTCCTTTC GAACGTGTGTTTGAACTTATCAAACCATTTCGTAGTTTTGACGCTATGTGGCAAATTCGAATTGAAGCCAGCAGAGCTCTTCTTGATCTTGAATTCAGCTGTAAAGGCATTGATGCTGCATTGTCATTGTTCCTAAGTTATTTGATGGAAGAGGTGTCTTTGCGAG GCCAGGTGAAGTTGGCTGTCCATGCAATGCGTCTGTGTCAGTTACGTCTCGCATCTGAGTCTGAAGATGATATTAAGGGTCCTACTCTCCTGGCTTTGCTTTGTATGCTTGAAAGTCGTAAAGCCTTTAATAATGTCTTCCTTCGGCATCACTTATTTTGCATCTTACAACTCGCTGCAGGGAG GCGACCAACACTTCACGGCGTTCCAAAAATTCACATACCTCCCATGGGAGATCCAGAGACATGTAACGAACAGAAGAATAAACCTGCTCCCGCTCTTGATATTGCCCCTGCTCTTGATATTGCTCCAGCTCCAGTTCCTGCTCCTGCTATGAAGCTAAGGATATCTAGGCCTCAGGAACCATTTTCAGATGTACTTGTAGTACCAATCAACAACTTGCCTGAAACTCCAGCAAATGTTATAGATCTTTCAAAGGAAGCAGATAGTGTTTCCAATGGTAGTGAGAGAAGAAGACCCATCGTTAAGATTCGAGTCAGACAATCTGCTGCATCAAGTAGAGCAGAAGAAGCTGATCATATAGTGGTTGACAAGTCTCAAGGTGGAAAAAACGATGTGCTAGAGAGAGGGGCAAGTAGTTCCATGTCTGTCGATGCACCTCCAAGGAATACAGAAAACATGAGCACCAGCAATCATAATCTCGAAGAAGTGAATTCGTGTCAAGATTTTGGTTCCCGAATGACTGCTAGCATTGGCAGTGTTAGAATTCTtaatgatgaagatgaaatcAGGAAGGAGTTGCAATGCACTGCTGAGTCAGGAAAAGCTGCTTCTACCGCTCCTCTGCAGCATCAGCTTGAAGACTGTTTCTCGCCTAGCATCAAGGGCAGTGAGGGAGAGGGAGAGACGGAGGTGAAGAAATACATGAGTCTTGAAACCATGTCCATTGAGAGATATGATCACGAGGGACGACAGCCATCAGCTATGAAAGAACCTATTATAGAGATAGAGAAggacaaggaaaagaaaaagaagaaaaaagataaagACAAGAAACGCCGACGGGAAGACAAAGAAGGCCATAAAGGACGTGATGATCCCGAATACCTGGAGAAGAAGCGcctaaagaaagaaaagaaacaaaaggaGAAGCTAAAGGAGAAGGAGATGACAAAGCTGCAATCTCTTCAGGCCCCGAGTTCATTAAAGGAGGGAATATTGAAGGAGACAGAGATGACAAAGTTGCTGAGTAGGTCGGCTGAGGCATCACAAAAACCGCGTATTAAAATAGAGACATCTCCATCAGAAATACCGCGTGTTAAAATAGAGGGAATTCCAATAGTAAAATCAGCGAAGGTCCAGCTAAAACCAATTGAATCAAGTGGATCTAAGGTAGCGATAAAGACTGAAGAAACCAGGGTTGGCGATAATGGTGAGGGTAGTTCACTTCCCAAAACCAGGGTTGGCGATAATGGTGAGGGTAGTTCACTTCCCAAAATACGTATAAAAATCAAACGAACTTTGAACAATTCTTAG